A DNA window from Niabella yanshanensis contains the following coding sequences:
- a CDS encoding DUF6807 domain-containing protein yields the protein MKHTITAIYLLLCTSLLDAQNGFNIISKPGEKRADIIYNGQLITSYCYYDSIAKPFLYPVNTVDGVTVTRGYPIAPRTGERTDHPHHVGIWLNYESVNGIDFWNNSTAIAADKKNLYGTIRHEKVEKTKKSINNAQLIATANWFNNQGAHFLKERTIYDFKVQNNVVIIDRTTTLTALGEPVVFKDVKDGFIAIRVARELEMPSKEPGVFVDAHGNKTKVDPSSGANISGMYYNSHGVKGDSVWSSKAPWAMLKGTKDNKDITIAIFDHPRNTGYPTYWHARGYGLFAANPLGRKVFSNGKETLNYTLQPHGSVTFKYRISIASKDMPASDVEALSKDFQRQ from the coding sequence ATGAAACATACGATCACAGCGATTTACCTTTTGCTCTGCACTTCCCTGCTTGATGCCCAGAATGGTTTTAATATTATCTCGAAACCCGGCGAGAAGCGTGCTGACATTATTTACAACGGTCAATTAATAACTTCTTACTGCTATTATGATTCTATTGCCAAACCTTTTCTTTACCCTGTAAATACAGTCGACGGTGTCACGGTAACCAGGGGTTACCCTATTGCTCCGCGAACAGGTGAAAGAACCGATCATCCGCATCATGTGGGCATCTGGTTAAATTATGAATCGGTAAATGGTATTGATTTCTGGAACAACTCTACTGCAATCGCAGCCGATAAGAAGAACCTTTATGGTACGATCAGGCATGAAAAAGTAGAAAAAACCAAAAAATCTATCAACAACGCACAACTTATAGCTACCGCCAACTGGTTCAATAACCAGGGCGCTCATTTCCTGAAAGAAAGAACGATTTACGATTTTAAGGTTCAAAACAATGTTGTGATCATCGACAGGACAACCACCCTTACCGCTTTAGGTGAGCCCGTTGTTTTTAAAGATGTAAAAGATGGTTTTATTGCCATACGTGTAGCGAGAGAACTGGAAATGCCCTCTAAAGAGCCAGGTGTTTTTGTTGACGCACATGGCAACAAAACAAAAGTAGACCCTTCGTCAGGTGCGAATATCTCGGGCATGTATTATAACAGCCATGGTGTAAAAGGCGACAGTGTCTGGAGTAGTAAAGCGCCCTGGGCTATGTTGAAGGGTACTAAGGATAATAAAGATATTACAATTGCCATTTTTGATCATCCCCGCAACACGGGGTATCCTACGTACTGGCATGCACGCGGCTACGGTTTGTTTGCTGCTAATCCGCTGGGTAGAAAAGTTTTTAGCAACGGGAAAGAAACGCTTAATTACACCCTCCAACCACATGGGTCGGTAACTTTCAAATACCGCATTTCCATAGCATCAAAAGACATGCCCGCATCAGACGTAGAGGCCTTATCCAAAGATTTTCAAAGGCAATAA